The genomic stretch AGTGGTCGGACTTGACGCCTTTACTGATTATTATGCCCGCGCACTGAAAGAGGGCAATCTGCGGAGTCTTCTTAGCAAAGCGTCTTTTACTTTCCTGGAAGCTGATCTTACCGAAGTTGATCTCGTCTCTCTGCTGGGCGACATTGATTGGGTCTTTCATCAAGCTGGTCAGGCAGGTGTTCGAGCGAGCTGGGGGCGTGACTTTGCCATCTATACGACCTCGAATATCACGGCCACGCAGTGGTTGCTAGAATCTGCCAGGCATGCTCCCCGCTTGAAGCGATTGGTGTATGCCTCCTCCTCCTCGGTATATGGCAACGCGCTGGCCCTGCCGGTGACTGAAGAGACGCTGCCCCAGCCGATTTCGCCGTATGGTGTGACGAAGCTGGCTGCTGAACATCTCTGTATGCTCTATTGGCACAGTTATCAGGTTCCGGCGGTGGCCTTGCGTTACTTCACGGTGTATGGCCCCCGCCAGCGGCCAGATATGGCGTTTCACAAGTTCTTGAAGGCGATGATCCTGGGCAACGAGTTTACGGTCTACGACGACGGCTATCAGACCCGTGATTTCACGTATGTTGCTGATATTGTCGAGGCGAATATCCAGGCGGCGCAGAGCCATCTGGATGCTGTCGGCCAGGTGTTCAACATAGCTGGCGGCTCGCGGGCGCCTCTGCGCGAGGTAATTCGCACGATGGAAGCGTTGCTGGGCAAGTCGGCGCGTATCCAGTATGAGCCTCCCGCCCTGGGTGATGTGCGCGATACGTTTGCTGACACCACCCGCGCCCGCCGAGTGCTTGGGTATCAGCCTCGAGTTGCTCTGCATGAAGGGCTTTCGGCTGAAATAGCCTTTCTGCGTGAGCTATACCAGCACGTATAGGTCGCCCGGAAGGAGTTTTATGGCGCCTGTTCATCTTCCCTGGGCTGCGGTGCGGCTCGCTGATCTGCTGACCCAGCTTGCCTATGGCTTGAGCGGTGGGCGGGTCGGCGGCAAGCAGGCGGGGTATTCGATGCTCCTACTTCACACCACAGGGCGTAAGACTGGCAAAACGCGCACGCATACGCTGCTGTATGTTCGGGATGGCGAGCATTTTATCGTCTGCGGCTCCAATAATGGTCAATCGCATCACCCGGCTTGGTATCACAACCTGCAAGCGCAGCCCCATGCCCGGATTCAGGCCGGACGGGCAAGCTACGAGGTGGTTGCAGAACGCGCAGGGCCAGAAGAGTACGAGCGGCTCTGGAACCTCTTACTCAAGTCGCGCCCGCAGTATAACGAATATCGGAAGCGAACCGCGCGCGAGTTTCCCATAGTCATCCTGAAGCCAGTGTAGGTTACTATTGGCCTGGCGCCCAGGGTAGTTGAATCCAACCAAGCGAAAGCGGCACGAACACCAGGAACGAGAGCAGGCCGGCGCCCAGGCAATAGAAGGCAAAGGGTGTGAGGCGACCAACCTTGAAGTAGCGGGCGAGGAATTTGATGCTGAAGAAGGCTGCAAGCCCTGAGACCACGCTCCCAATGGCGGCATCAATGACCGCCTCTGAGCCAGCATGGAACAGCTTGGGCATCTCCAGCAGGGACGCCGCGCCGATGACTGGGACCAGCAGCAGAAAAGCGAAGCGCAGCGCCTCTTCGTGGCTGAGCCTGGCGCGCATAGCCGCCACCATTGTGATGCCAGAGCGTGAAATGCCCGGAATAAGGGCAAGGATTTGCGCGACGCCAATCAAGAATGCCTGGAAGAAGGTCAGGTCTTCCACACGGCCATACATCTGCTCTTGTTTGGCGCGGTCTATGTTGGTTGGCTCGGATCGCTGCCGCAAGACCTCTGCAACATAGAGAACAGCCCCGTTCATACAGAGAAAAGCAGCGGGCAGGACAGGCCATTGGGTTTGGAAAAAGACTTCCTGAATGGGCTTCTCAAGAAGTAATCCGGTGATGCCAATGGGGATAGTCCCAACGATAACCAGCCAGATTGTCTTGCCCTGTGGGTCGGCGTCCAGGCGCCTGGCAACAATCGTCTTAAAGAAGGCGCGAATCAGAGCCAGCCAATCGCGCCAGTAGAAGCAGAGAAGGGCTATGGTGGTCCCCAGGTGCAAGACAGTGACGATGGGGAGAAAGGCGTCGCTGGTTGTCAGTTTCCACCAGCCCAGGAAAGCCGGGATAATGACCGTATGGCCGAGGCTGCTGACGGGGAAAAGTTCAGTCACGCCTTGCAGTAATGCTAGCAGAATAACCTTGATGAGTTGATCCATAGAGCGCCTGCGCCTCCTCTACCTGGCAAAGATCGTTCTTGTCTCTTAGTTGCGGTCCTGAAACACTTAAGTGAAATAATGACACGAGCATGTTAAAAAGAGATTAACAGATTATTATTTCCCGCTGCCCGATGATAATCGGCCTCTTGTTGGGAGAGAACGCCTGCCCCCACAGGCAATAGTGGGGCAGGCGTTCTCTCTTCAGGCGCTGCCAGAGGCGCTTAGATGTTCAGGATGATCAAGGAGCAATGGCAATGACGCGCAGCGGGCTGCCGGAGCCGTTGACGATCTTGAGCGGCGCGGCAATAACAATGGCGCCTGCTGGCGGGAGTTGGTCCAGGTTGACCAGGCTGGTGATGCCAAACTTGCCTGCTCCATGCATGAAGGTGTGGTTAGGGAAGGGCGGGTTGAATGTGCCAGCCTGCCCAGCATCGGTACCAACGGTCTCGACGCCAACGCCCAGGATGTCGCGCTGGTGAATCAGCCATTCCGAACAGGTCTGGTGGAAGCCGGGGGAATGAGCGCCATCCGCCTTGACGTTGAGGAACGCCTCGCGGGTGGTGCGCTTGCTCCAACCGGTGCGCAGCAATACCCACGCGCCTGCCGGGATTCGGCCATGCTGCTGTTCCCATGCTTCGGCGCGTTCGATGCTGAGCAAGAAATCTTCGTCTTTTTCGACATCGGCGGTGACATCAATGACACAGGCTGGCCCAACGAATTTGCATGGCAGAATAGTGTCGGTGGCGTTATTGGGAAGGTCTTTGCCTGTGACCCAATGGATGGGCGCGTCGAAGTGGGTTCCGGTGTGTTCGCCCAGGTTGAGAATGTTCCAATACCAGCCTGGCCCGCGATCATTGTAGCGCGAGATTTCGGTGATCGTCAGCCCTGGCGAGGGGGCAAACATGGGGGGCAGGTCAATGACCGGCGTATCCGGCCCCAGCGGCGTCGTCAGATCGACAATTCTGAGCCTCCCGGCGTTCAGTTCTTCCAGCAATTGAGACAAGATGCCTGGACCACCTGACATGTTTTCTCTCCTTTATATCTGCTTTATGCTTGCGCTGTTTACCTCAAGGCTTCCAGGGCGCGCTTGAATTGGAAGCGATTTTCAAGCAGGGGCAGGTCCATGTGGAATGACTTGGGGCCAACAGCCTCGACTTTGGAGATGATCGTGGTAAGCGTGGCGGCTGCCAACGCCTCTTCGACGGCTGCCTTGAGGCTTTCCGGGGTATTTGCCTCATAGACACTGCGTACCCCTGAGGCTCTGGCAATGCCTGCCAGATCGGTTCCGGCGCCAGTGGCCGTCGGGAAGCCGCCAACCGAGAGCAGGCTTTCGTTGTCAAAGACGATGTGCAGCAGGTTGCCCGGCTTGTAGCGGGCCATCGTGCTGAGCGTACCCAGGTTCATGAGCAGCGAGCCGTCGCCATCAATGACGATGACTTTGTGTTCAGGCATCGCCAGGGCAATGCCCAGGCCCATCGAGGAGGCCAGCCCCATCGCATGTTCGAGATAGAAGAAGGTGGGGCGATGGCCGAGCATGTACAGTTCCACTGCCACTGCGCCCATGATGGTAACAACGATGTGATCTTTCAGATCAGGATAGATGGCTTGCAAAGCATCGGCGCGAAGCATGGTTTCAGTCCTCCCACATTAATTCGCGCGACAATAAGACGGCTACGGGATGCAGGGCGGCGTGCGCCAGGGTTTGGGCGTCTTTGAGACGGCGCGGGATGTCGGCAGAGTCGGTCAGATGCCAGATGGGGATGTTCAGGGCGCGCAGGATTGGTTCGGTTGCCAGGCCACCCTGCGTCTGCCAGGGATCTTTTTCGCCCATGTGGCCGCGATAGCTAATAAGCATGAGCAGCGGGATTTTGTAGAGCAGGGCGAGGGAGACGATGGGGTTGATGGCCGCGAGGAAGCCGTGGTTTTGCATCAGCAAGGCGGAATTGACGCCCGCCAGGTGCGCCCCCGCTGAGATGCCAATGCCCTCTTCTTCTTTGGCGAGGCGCACCAGCCGCATATCGGGGTCTTCTTCGGCCATGCGGATGAGGTGAACCAGCCAGGTCTCCGGTAAGGCGGAGATGATCTTGACATCGCAGGCTTTGAGGGCATCGTAGATGAG from Ktedonobacterales bacterium encodes the following:
- a CDS encoding undecaprenyl-diphosphate phosphatase, producing MDQLIKVILLALLQGVTELFPVSSLGHTVIIPAFLGWWKLTTSDAFLPIVTVLHLGTTIALLCFYWRDWLALIRAFFKTIVARRLDADPQGKTIWLVIVGTIPIGITGLLLEKPIQEVFFQTQWPVLPAAFLCMNGAVLYVAEVLRQRSEPTNIDRAKQEQMYGRVEDLTFFQAFLIGVAQILALIPGISRSGITMVAAMRARLSHEEALRFAFLLLVPVIGAASLLEMPKLFHAGSEAVIDAAIGSVVSGLAAFFSIKFLARYFKVGRLTPFAFYCLGAGLLSFLVFVPLSLGWIQLPWAPGQ
- a CDS encoding thiamine pyrophosphate-dependent enzyme — protein: MLRADALQAIYPDLKDHIVVTIMGAVAVELYMLGHRPTFFYLEHAMGLASSMGLGIALAMPEHKVIVIDGDGSLLMNLGTLSTMARYKPGNLLHIVFDNESLLSVGGFPTATGAGTDLAGIARASGVRSVYEANTPESLKAAVEEALAAATLTTIISKVEAVGPKSFHMDLPLLENRFQFKRALEALR
- a CDS encoding NAD-dependent epimerase/dehydratase family protein, with amino-acid sequence MKCLVTGVAGFVGSHVAERLLADGHEVVGLDAFTDYYARALKEGNLRSLLSKASFTFLEADLTEVDLVSLLGDIDWVFHQAGQAGVRASWGRDFAIYTTSNITATQWLLESARHAPRLKRLVYASSSSVYGNALALPVTEETLPQPISPYGVTKLAAEHLCMLYWHSYQVPAVALRYFTVYGPRQRPDMAFHKFLKAMILGNEFTVYDDGYQTRDFTYVADIVEANIQAAQSHLDAVGQVFNIAGGSRAPLREVIRTMEALLGKSARIQYEPPALGDVRDTFADTTRARRVLGYQPRVALHEGLSAEIAFLRELYQHV
- a CDS encoding thiamine pyrophosphate-binding protein, producing the protein MPVSLTNSRLIYDALKACDVKIISALPETWLVHLIRMAEEDPDMRLVRLAKEEEGIGISAGAHLAGVNSALLMQNHGFLAAINPIVSLALLYKIPLLMLISYRGHMGEKDPWQTQGGLATEPILRALNIPIWHLTDSADIPRRLKDAQTLAHAALHPVAVLLSRELMWED
- a CDS encoding nitroreductase/quinone reductase family protein codes for the protein MAPVHLPWAAVRLADLLTQLAYGLSGGRVGGKQAGYSMLLLHTTGRKTGKTRTHTLLYVRDGEHFIVCGSNNGQSHHPAWYHNLQAQPHARIQAGRASYEVVAERAGPEEYERLWNLLLKSRPQYNEYRKRTAREFPIVILKPV
- a CDS encoding cyclase family protein, with protein sequence MSGGPGILSQLLEELNAGRLRIVDLTTPLGPDTPVIDLPPMFAPSPGLTITEISRYNDRGPGWYWNILNLGEHTGTHFDAPIHWVTGKDLPNNATDTILPCKFVGPACVIDVTADVEKDEDFLLSIERAEAWEQQHGRIPAGAWVLLRTGWSKRTTREAFLNVKADGAHSPGFHQTCSEWLIHQRDILGVGVETVGTDAGQAGTFNPPFPNHTFMHGAGKFGITSLVNLDQLPPAGAIVIAAPLKIVNGSGSPLRVIAIAP